Proteins from a genomic interval of Rosa chinensis cultivar Old Blush chromosome 2, RchiOBHm-V2, whole genome shotgun sequence:
- the LOC112189421 gene encoding protein RKD5, translated as MDSCDPHFLRSLLVFKNTINQELIRSLHVYGLEDGKENEVEREFLFSENGSYVEFRAYPVLRLMKFRVSQVLEGYVNGCWVCILAFHANRSPNFTCIPSILSVSRNSQLKLIPNLANDLQMVVEKTCIKAEKEPLQKSDEETSQGIDENHCQLRRSLPMLDLDLNRPPCPATMSESSDDQESGRQSPGLIEKKNRRAASDRIAKITLPDLVKYFDIPIVEASRSLNVGLTVLKKKCREFGIPRWPHRKIKSLDSLIRDLQEETEFQQKENKAAALAVAKRQRMLESEKESIERRPFLDMKIETKRFRQDVFKRRHRARVLRSQGLSLTGN; from the exons ATGGATTCCTGTGACCCCCATTTTCTGAGATCTCTCCTAGTCTTCAAGAACACCATCAACCAAG AGTTGATTAGGAGCTTGCATGTGTATGGATTAGAGGATGGGAAGGAAAATGAGGTTGAGAGGGAGTTTCTGTTCTCAGAAAACGGGTCATATGTGGAGTTTCGGGCTTACCCGGTTCTGAGATTGATGAAATTCCGGGTTTCACAAGTGCTTGAAGGCTATGTTAATGGCTGCTGGGTCTGCATTTTAGCTTTTCATGCCAATCGTTCTCCTAATTTCACATGCATTCCTTCTATTCTCTCTGTTTCAAG AAATTCTCAGTTAAAGTTGATCCCAAATTTAGCTAATGATCTTCAAATGGTTGTCGAGAAAACCTGCATAAAAGCTGAGAAAGAACCATTGCAGAAGTCGGATGAGGAAACAAGCCAAGGGATTGATGAGAATCACTGTCAACTAAGAAGAAGTTTGCCTATGCTTGATCTGGATCTTAATCGTCCTCCTTGTCCTGCCACAATGTCTGAATCATCTGATGATCAAGAAAGTGGAAGACAATCACCCG GTTTGATAGAGAAGAAGAATAGAAGAGCAGCAAGTGACCGCATAGCAAAGATCACTTTACCAGATCTGGTGAAGTATTTTGATATCCCTATTGTGGAAGCTTCAAGAAGTCTGAATGTTGGACTTACAGTACTGAAAAAGAAATGTAGAGAGTTTGGTATTCCTCGTTGGCCACATAGGAAGATAAAATCGCTTGACAGCCTCATTCGTGATCTTCAG GAAGAGACGGAGTTCCAACAGAAGGAGAACAAGGCTGCAGCCTTAGCAGTTGCAAAGAGGCAAAGGATGTTGGAGAGTGAAAAAGAAAGCATAGAGAGGAGACCCTTCTTGGATATGAAGATCGAGACCAAGAGGTTCAGGCAAGATGTTTTCAAGAGAAGGCATAGAGCCAGAGTCCTTAGAAGCCAGGGCCTATCACTCACTGGCAATTAA
- the LOC112189063 gene encoding probable serine/threonine-protein kinase PIX13 yields the protein MGICFGSPATLPNTITTSTTGTIEIHSRNRVSQTTETSSSTMRSQFSHFSEATTSTLSPRFDDDQQSTDGEILETSTLRVFSFADMKSATKNFKSDQILGEGGFGRVFKGWVDEKTLQPCKAGTGMMVAVKKLNPESMQGFQEWQSEVNFLGRLSHPNLVRLLGYCWEDTELLLVYEFMQKGSLENHLFRRNPNIEPLSWDIRIRIAIGAARGLAFLHSSEKQIIYRDFKASNILLDGNYNAKISDFGLAKLGPTGGESHVSTRVMGTYGYAAPEYIATGHLYVKSDVYGFGVVLLEILTGLRALDTKRPKEQLNLVDWAKPLLPHRRKLKTIMDARMEGQYSFKAALQTANITLKCLAPDPKSRPSMKEVLEELEQVQAIREKPKPSLLITSRQTTSITRSYVLQEPVRRSPLHSRYQATA from the exons ATGGGTATCTGCTTTGGATCTCCTGCTACTCTCCCTAACACCATCACAACATCAACTACAG GGACAATTGAAATTCACAGCAGGAATAGAGTTTCACAGACAACTGAGACAAGCAGCAGCACAATGAGAAGTcaattttctcatttttcagAAGCAACAACATCAACACTAAGCCCAAGATTTGATGATGATCAGCAGTCAACGGATGGCGAAATTTTGGAGACATCAACTTTGAGAGTCTTCAGTTTTGCAGATATGAAATCTGCTACCAAGAACTTCAAGTCAGATCAAATTCTGGGTGAGGGAGGATTTGGTAGAGTTTTCAAAGGTTGGGTGGATGAGAAAACTCTTCAACCATGTAAGGCTGGCACTGGAATGATGGTTGCTGTCAAGAAATTAAACCCTGAAAGTATGCAAGGTTTCCAAGAGTGGCAG TCAGAAGTGAACTTTCTAGGAAGGCTTTCTCATCCCAACCTTGTCAGGCTATTGGGATACTGTTGGGAAGACACGGAGCTACTCCTTGTTTATGAGTTCATGCAGAAAGGTAGCTTGGAGAATCATCTTTTCAGAA GGAATCCTAACATTGAACCACTATCTTGGGACATTAGAATCAGAATAGCTATTGGAGCAGCTCGAGGCCTAGCATTCTTGCACAGTTCAGAAAAGCAAATCATATATAGAGATTTCAAGGCCTCAAATATATTGCTTGATGGG AATTATAATGCAAAAATCTCAGATTTTGGCTTGGCGAAATTGGGACCAACTGGTGGAGAATCACATGTGTCAACTAGAGTTATGGGGACATATGGTTATGCTGCTCCAGAATACATTGCAACAG GTCATTTGTATGTGAAGAGCGACGTGTATGGTTTCGGTGTTGTGCTGCTTGAAATTCTGACAGGGTTACGAGCACTCGATACAAAACGCCCTAAGGAGCAACTTAATCTGGTGGACTGGGCTAAACCACTTCTTCCTCATCGAAGAAAGTTAAAAACGATTATGGATGCAAGGATGGAGGGCCAATATTCCTTCAAGGCAGCATTACAGACAgcaaatattactctaaaatgCCTGGCGCCAGATCCTAAAAGCCGGCCTTCCATGAAAGAAGTCTTGGAAGAACTGGAACAGGTTCAGGCAATCAGAGAAAAACCAAAGCCATCATTACTAATTACCTCTAGGCAAACTACTTCTATTACTCGATCCTATGTACTTCAAGAGCCTGTTCGTCGTTCTCCGCTTCACTCCAGGTACCAAGCCACTGCGTGA